The Henningerozyma blattae CBS 6284 chromosome 7, complete genome region CCAGCCTAATCTACGATAtatacaataataattatacaTAGAAAGCACTGTATAAACTCATTTTTCAGCATATAATTTGACGTTAAtagtttttaaataaacGTTAATATAACAAttagtttaaaaagaattttttgataaaataacattaatatcatataaaattataaaaacctataatagaaaaatattaactaTTAGGCAGAATTATAGACGATGATTTATTCAAAACTTATATGCAAAATTGGAACGAATGAAGATATATATGATCTTCtattatctattttttaccagattttttaataccACCACCAACTAATGGCTTACCAGATTTGACATTAGCCATCATAGCCTTCTTTGCAGCAGCATCAGCTTTTTGCTTTTCTTTAAAAGCTAAATCTTCTGGATCCATATCATCTTggttattcttttttttttgctttagAGGCTTTAATTTACCCCCTTTACGGCCagacattgttatatttgtattaaatTAGTGGTTTTATTGAACCTTACTAATGAATTTGTTTGAGGTGAATAattaagttttttttaaaatgtttttttttctttttgatgATAAAGATTGAAGTGCCTCTTTGGTAAACGCGTTAAGAAACGAAAcgtaaattgaaaaaaattgcaTTTCGAATTTAGATAATCTAAAAGTATTTCCCTATAAATAACAAAGACATGAATTggttattttttaaatttacacATATCAgttagatatatatttatatatgcTAAGATACTTAATttgcaaaaaataaatgcatttttttttcattatttagtGCTATCCTTTAAACTGACAATtctattcaatattatcttGTCGTCTGTACTTTCCTTATCTAGCGTAAAGTAACCGACTCTCATACCTTGGAATCTACAAATCTCCTTGCTTTTAACATCTTCTTCGACATAGAATTCATTGTCTTTGACAGAATCAACAACCCATGGTGAATTCTTAATAACATGATCAAAATTACTTTCAATAACAGAGTTTCTGAAAACAACTTCACTCTCTGGGTTAATGTCAGCTAAATAACCCTTTGGATTAGATGATGGGTTTTCAGATAGGAAAAGTTGATTGTAAACTCTAGTTTCTGCAACTTTAACTGGAGATTTATGTTTAACAGAAACTGGAACCCATTGGATATAAGTCTTTGGTTTCTTTGGCTTACCTCCTTGTGGTTCATTGTCATAATTGACATGAATTCTGATAATTTTACCATCTGAATCTCTTTCAACAGATTTGAAAGAAACTGTAAAAGGAACTCTAATTAAACCAACTGATTGATCAGGAGTTAatctgaaaaattctttattagaagaatCTTCGGAAAAATCTGATCTTTCAATGTAGAATTTGTTGGTAAATGGAACATTTCTTTCACCAAATTCTGGAGTAGCTGGCCTGTATGGAATGGATACTAATTCTTCATAATCATCAGCTAAGTTATCAACAACAACTTCAATAGGATCTAGAATAAACATTAATCTTGGTGTTGAGTCTTCTAGGTACTTTCTAATAGCACTTTCAAATCTGGTAACTTGGATATTGGTTGTACTTGTGGTAACACCTAAAGTATTAATGAATGATAAAATACTGCCAGGTGGGACACCACGTCTTCTAATAGCTTCTAAAGTAAATAATCTTGGATCATCCCAACCTCTGACATATTTTTCTTCCACTAATTTAgcaatttttcttttagaTAATACAGTACCAGTAATATTTAGACGACCATATTCTCTTTGAGCTGGTCTAAAGACATGAACTTGATCACATAGCCATTCATAACTTTCCCTTGATAAGTAGAATTCTGTAGTACATAATGAATGggtaatattttcaaaagaatcAACCAAACAATGGGTGAAATCGTAAGTTGGATAAATCTTCCACTTAGTACCAGTTCTTGGATGTGGTGCGTTTAATACTCTATAAGCAATTAAATCCCACATTTGTGGACTTGGAGAAGTTAAATCTTGTTTCATTCTTAAGATAGCTTCACCTGGTTGATATTTACCATCTCTCATACTTCTAAATTCCTTTagattttcttcaattggTCTGTTACGATGAACGCAAGCAAATCGATCACCCCCAGGAGTACCATCTTCTTTGATACCACGGCCACgtttaatttcttctgCAGTACAATGGCAGATATAACCTTTATCGTTGTTGATTAAAACTTCTGCTAATtcatataatttatcaaaataatcaCTCGAATAAGTAATTTTCCATGGTTTAAAACCTAGCCAGGAAACCATTCTCTTAATAGATTCGAAATATTCAGGAGCCTCTGCTTCGGGATTGGTGTCATCAAATCTTAAATAACAGACACCATCATGATATTTAGCATAACCAAAGTTAACCATAATAGCCTTAGAATGACCAATGTGTAAATAACCATTTGGCTCAGGTGGGAATCTGGTACGAACTTTGCCACCTGTAATCTTTAAATGTTCTTTCATTAATTCTGGGAAAGCTTGTGGATTTTCACCTACTTTATGTAAATCACCCAAGAACCCTTCATTGAACATAGTTCTCTTAGGTCCAGTTTCTTCAATCTcctttttatcatttttcttCCCATTAGATCCTTTCTTCTTAGCATCACCAcctttcttcttcttaaCTAAATCTCTTTCGTCCTTTGGACCCAAgacttttaaaatttcctGATCAATTATTGGTTTAAAAGAACGTGGATC contains the following coding sequences:
- the TMA7 gene encoding Tma7p (similar to Saccharomyces cerevisiae TMA7 (YLR262C-A); ancestral locus Anc_6.50); translation: MSGRKGGKLKPLKQKKKNNQDDMDPEDLAFKEKQKADAAAKKAMMANVKSGKPLVGGGIKKSGKK
- the GLN4 gene encoding glutamine--tRNA ligase (similar to Saccharomyces cerevisiae GLN4 (YOR168W); ancestral locus Anc_6.51); protein product: MSSVEELTTLFANAGFEDAKVKEITKNKKVSESLSALIKEAPTEYTWNRSTRALVHNLASLVKGTEVPGSNLIVEGICKEDLKTNLQISAAFKYVKEHGTATTVAGLNENSGVGIEVTEDQVREEVIKYIEANKEKILQGRYSLVPGIFADIKNLPELKWADPRSFKPIIDQEILKVLGPKDERDLVKKKKGGDAKKKGSNGKKNDKKEIEETGPKRTMFNEGFLGDLHKVGENPQAFPELMKEHLKITGGKVRTRFPPEPNGYLHIGHSKAIMVNFGYAKYHDGVCYLRFDDTNPEAEAPEYFESIKRMVSWLGFKPWKITYSSDYFDKLYELAEVLINNDKGYICHCTAEEIKRGRGIKEDGTPGGDRFACVHRNRPIEENLKEFRSMRDGKYQPGEAILRMKQDLTSPSPQMWDLIAYRVLNAPHPRTGTKWKIYPTYDFTHCLVDSFENITHSLCTTEFYLSRESYEWLCDQVHVFRPAQREYGRLNITGTVLSKRKIAKLVEEKYVRGWDDPRLFTLEAIRRRGVPPGSILSFINTLGVTTSTTNIQVTRFESAIRKYLEDSTPRLMFILDPIEVVVDNLADDYEELVSIPYRPATPEFGERNVPFTNKFYIERSDFSEDSSNKEFFRLTPDQSVGLIRVPFTVSFKSVERDSDGKIIRIHVNYDNEPQGGKPKKPKTYIQWVPVSVKHKSPVKVAETRVYNQLFLSENPSSNPKGYLADINPESEVVFRNSVIESNFDHVIKNSPWVVDSVKDNEFYVEEDVKSKEICRFQGMRVGYFTLDKESTDDKIILNRIVSLKDSTK